The stretch of DNA AATATCCAATTGCTTTTTCTGAAAACGAACACGCCGAACACGAGATTTTTGAATTCCGAGGTGATCGCTTTTCCGCATGGGAACAAGTCGGGCTGCCTCGGCGAGCCAAAGCACGTCGGGTTGACCTTTTATTTTGCCCTGGGACTTACGTACCGCTTTGGCAGCCGGTTCCAACAATCGTTACAATTCATGACACCATCGGCTGGCAATCACGCTCGCTCGGCGTTAGAGACCGTTTTATACGTCATCGGCTTTTGCCTCTCGCGTATCGAAAGTGCAGAGAAATCATCACGATCAGCAACTCGTCCAAACGAGACATTGAAGACCGTTTTTCATTCTTGCGAAACCGCTGCACTGTTATTCATCACGGTTTGGACCCCTCGTACCAAGACATCTGCGAAAAACCGAAGGCGTTCCGACTGAATTTGCCGCAACAATTGTCCGAAAGCGCCTACGTACTGTACGTAGGAGGGAACATCCCGCGGAAGCGCCCCGACTGGGCCATCAAAGTGTTCAGCGAGTCAGCGTCTGAGTCGGCTAAGTTGGTCATGCTTGGCGTTGACGCCATTCACCACAAGAATTTCCTGGCGGAGATCCCCGAAAGCATCCGACCACGCATCGTCGTATTTCCGTTTCTAAGTGAAGAAATAGTTGCTGCTCTTTACTCACACGC from Novipirellula artificiosorum encodes:
- a CDS encoding glycosyltransferase family 4 protein; this encodes MTERKIHLGVDARSLNLPFVRGIGTYLRSLMEQLLETNSVHLTLFADRPEYPIAFSENEHAEHEIFEFRGDRFSAWEQVGLPRRAKARRVDLLFCPGTYVPLWQPVPTIVTIHDTIGWQSRSLGVRDRFIRHRLLPLAYRKCREIITISNSSKRDIEDRFSFLRNRCTVIHHGLDPSYQDICEKPKAFRLNLPQQLSESAYVLYVGGNIPRKRPDWAIKVFSESASESAKLVMLGVDAIHHKNFLAEIPESIRPRIVVFPFLSEEIVAALYSHATAVLYPTLYEGFGFPVLQANAFGVPVLHSAVGSLKELVGPSSIVVEPEDFTGWCQQLKICFEGKRDARAVSRLWARTFCWEKSAELHLQVFRRCLKVT